The genomic DNA CATGATCTGCGGGATTGTGATCCGGCGGAACCGGTAACAACGCCCAGCGCCGTCAACCCATGCCGCCTCGTAGAGGTCGCGGCTGACACCTTGCATTGCGGCCAAAAGGAACAGCGTGACCATAGGCGTGCCGACCCAAACGTCGGTCACAACAGCCGAATAAAACGCGCTTCGTTTATAGGCCAGAAATTCGTACGGCCCGTCAAGAATACCCAGGTATTGACCAGCGCCTGACAGTACTCCGAACTGACCATTGTAAAGCCACAGCCACCCAACACAGCCAACTGCAATCGGGATTACCCAAGGCGGCATGATCAACACGCGGAATAACCCACGCCCCGGAATAGCTGCATTCAAAAGCATCGCTCCGATTAACCCCAAGACCAACTTCAGGCCGACTGATATGAACATCCAATAAAACGTCCGTAAGACGGTTTGGTGGAACCTCTTACTTTCCAACAACTCTTCATAGTTTGCGAGACCCACATATTCTTCACCGCCCAGACCTGCCTCCATAAAAGACAGGCGGACCGTCTCGGCCAGCGGCCATGCGACGATCACCAGAATGAAAAGAAGTGCGGGGCCAATCAAGAACGCGGCAAACCACTTTTCAGGGAGAACAGTGCGTTTTGAGCGAACATGTGCATCCGTTGCAGATTGAAGTTCAGAAAGTTCGCTCAAGACATCCCCCAATGCGCAAGTGGTCAGCGAATCAACATCGCTCCATAAATGATACCAAAGAAGATCAATTGTACTACCAAAATAATACCAAATGATGTCTCTTAAAATTAATTTTAAATATCAGTTGGTTATGAACAGTGTATAACGCCAACCTTGTGCTATATGGAAAATTGGTATTACTTAAGAGTACCAAAAAGAAGGATAATGATTCGTGCCTGACACCTCAGTCTTCCACCAAGACGCATGGTTTCGCCCTGGTCGTGGGTCGCGCTATCAGCAGTTGCAGCGCCATATCAGCACCGCGATCTTGTCTGGCGATCTGGCGCCCGATGATCAGCTTCCACCAGAACGCGAATTCGCAGAAATCGCGCAGATCAGCCGTGTAACAGTGCGCAAGGCCGTCAGCCTGTTGGTCGCGGATGGCTTGGTCGAACAACGCCAAGGCGCAGGGTCGTTCGTACGCAGCGCAGCGCCAAAACTGAAGCAATCTCTGTCGTCGTTGGTGTCGTTCACTGAGAACATGTTGGTACGCGGCATGACGTCAACCAGCACCGTCTTGTTGCGTGGGGTGTTCGCACCCAGCCCGCGAGAAATTCTGGCTCTTGGGCTTTCCAGTCAAGACCGCGTCACGCGTATCGATCGCTTGCGCCGGACTGATGATGTCCCAATGGCAATTGAATTTTCATCGCTGCCGCAAGACATTCTGCCAGATCCGGGCAAAGTTGAAACATCTCTTTACGCGGTTTTACGCAAAAAGGGATGCGCTCCAACGCGGGCGGTTCAGCGTGTGACCGCGATCAACCTAGAACGACGTGAAGCCGAGTTGTTGAAACTTCCCGAAGGGTCGGCGGTTCTGAAAATCGAACGCACGGGGTATCTTGCAACGGGCCGCCCAATTGAATTCACCAGCGGGCTTTACCGGTCTGATATCTACGACTTTGTTTCGGAACTGCGGCGGGACTGACATGAAATTTGAATGTTCGATTAAGGATGCTCGGCTTGATTGCGTAGTGATTTCTGATCACAACATCTCGCGCCCTGTGTTTTGCACATCGGGCATCACGCGTATGACCGTTATCCACGGTGGTGAACAGGTGACACAGACCGGTAGCTATATCGAGGTTCAATTGCCGGACTTGATAGAAGAGGTGCCTTATACATTTTCATTGGGTTACGATGGATATGCGCCTGCAAATCGCGCGTGGATGCCACTTGGCCCATATCTTCGGACAGGTGACGGGGGTGTCATCCAACTTCCACCCGTCAGATCCGGCTTTCACCCTGTTCCAGACGAGCCCACCACGTCATTTTCCGGGCTTAAGCTTATCCCACAACCCACGCATTGGTCACCGACCGGCCAAACAGTTTTGGTCAACAGTTACTCTTGTGAAACTGATGCAATGCGATTTGTTGCGGCCCTTGCCGAAAGGCAAAATCAAGGGCCATTTCTGCGCCCCGATGGACACCCTGTGATCATGGAAACAGCAGACTTACCTCATGATGCCTATACTTTGGCTATCACCTCAGAACACATCACAATGGCGGCTGGCGATGCGGGCGGTCAGTTTTATGGGGCCATCACGTTGCTGATGCTGTTGCAGACCCACAAAGGCGAAATCCCCTGCGGAACGATAACTGACACACCGCGTTTCGCATGGCGTGGCCAACATCTGGATTGCGCGCGTCATTTTTACAAACTCGAAACCATCACCCAATTGCTGGACCTGATGGCCTTGCTCAAACTCAACCGCTTCCATTGGCATTTCGCCGATGATGAGGCGTTCCGTTTGCAGATCGAGTGTTTGCCGCAGTTATGGCAGCAAACCCAAATGCGCGGCGAAGGCCATTTGGTCCCAGCAATCTTTTCTGGTTCGCCACTGGCCGGTGGCAGCTATTCCAAAGACGACGCCAGAACCCTGATCGCCCACGCGAAAACTCTCAATATCGAAGTGATGCCAGAAATCGAAGTACCGGCACATGCGCTGGCATTGGCGCAAGTATTTCCAGATACACGTGACCCTGACGACGTGGGGTCAGAACGCAGTGTGCAGGGCTATACCGCCAACGTCGTAAACCCCGCCATGCCCAGAACATGGGATATCCTAGAGGCATTGGCGCGTGAAGTCGGTGCGTTGTTTCCATTTGGCTTGCTGCATTTGGGATGTGATGAATTGCCCATCGACACTTGGATGGGATCACCCACCGCTAAGGCGTTGATGGCCGAAGAGGGGTTAGAAACCACGCAGGACTTGCAAGGTTGGACAATGTCACGCCTCGCCCAGACTGTGGTGAAAAACGGTCAGCGCCCTGCCGCATGGGAGGAAGCAGCCCAAGGTAAAAACGCTGGAATTGGTCATAATGCGGTTCTGTTCAGCTGGACAGGTGCCGCGTCTGGATTTGCCGCAGCCCGCGCAGGATACGACGTGGTGATGACCCCCGCGCAACACGTTTACATGGATATGGCCCACACAGATGACATCGATGATTGGGGTGCCAATTGGGCCGGATATGTTTCGTTGGATGATACGATTGCATGGGACGTTATTCCGCTAGATGAACCGGAATTGGTCAAGCATATCATTGGTGTCCAAGGGGCGTTTTGGTCTGAATTCACGACACAAGATGCCCAGCTTTGGCCGATGCTGGTGCCGCGCATTTTGGGTGTTGCGTCCAAAGGCTGGCAAAGCCGCGATATAACACCTGCCGACCTGCACAGCCTCGCCACAGATTTCACACGCATCTGGCGCGCTTAAGCCAAAGAGAGCGCCCACATTATGACCCCGAATATGGCCAAATACGCTGTCTTGATGTGCATGATAGTTTTCTTTGTGCAACCAATCCATCTGGGGCTTTGGCTATCGCGGGTGGCCGAAGTGCAATTCACGCTGGAACGAACCAAGGCTCAATTGGCGATCGCGCATTTGGGCATGCCTTGCGGGCTGCTGCCGTCGCTTTATGTCGCGGGCCGCACGGTTGGAAAGCTCGGCGCGCGGCGTGCATTATTGATAGTCTTTGTGCCAATGCTAAGTGCGGACGTTTTGCCAAGCCTCGCATCGGGCACGCCGTCACTGTTTGTGGCGCCGTTTTTCTGAGGGTCGATATTGCCCTTTGCGCAAGTGTCACTGAACGTATTTGCCGCGCGAATTGAAAAGGAAATCGATGTCAAAATCATGAACCGTGCCCATGGATTCTGGAGCATGGGGATCATGGCAGGCAGCCTTACCGGCGTTCAACTGGCATCGTTTGGGTTGGCGGTAACCGTGAGCCTTGTCTCCGTAGCTGTCGTCTTGATGCCGATTTTGATCATGGTCGCTAACGCCTTGCCCGATATCAAAACGACGCAATCCAAAACCGTGACGGACGAAGCGCTGCGGCCGATACCAAATGCAGTTTGGCTGGTAGCAGCAGTGATATTCGGCGCCACGATCGTAGAGGGTGCGATGATCGATTGGGCCACCGTTTATATGGTCGAAATCGCTGGTGTCCTTTCAGGATCCGAAGGATTGGCCGTCACAATCTTTTCCGGCTTCGTCACGCTTGGCCGCTTTATGGGTGATGCCCTAAATACCAGTTATGGGACCGTATTTCTGGTCCGGCTTTGCCTTGGTTCAAGGGCAATCCCCCATTTTTAATGGGGCTCGGCCGTAGAATTCACGTGGCTGTTTTCAGTTTCATTGCGGGCGTTATGCCGCCGATGCCCGTGTTGGGTCTCTCATTGTTGTAAGTCCAGAGCCATTCTGTCGCCTGGTTTTGGGCCTCCTCAATCGTTTCAAAGATGTACTGGCTCAACCATTCGCCGCGAACGGTGCGATTGTATCGCTCGATATAGGCATTCT from Octadecabacter antarcticus 307 includes the following:
- a CDS encoding carbohydrate ABC transporter permease, giving the protein MSELSELQSATDAHVRSKRTVLPEKWFAAFLIGPALLFILVIVAWPLAETVRLSFMEAGLGGEEYVGLANYEELLESKRFHQTVLRTFYWMFISVGLKLVLGLIGAMLLNAAIPGRGLFRVLIMPPWVIPIAVGCVGWLWLYNGQFGVLSGAGQYLGILDGPYEFLAYKRSAFYSAVVTDVWVGTPMVTLFLLAAMQGVSRDLYEAAWVDGAGRCYRFRRITIPQIMPVLVTMALYSAIFTFNSFDIIWILTQGGPRGASTTLIIDTYKVAIGNYKFGEGAARVVVIVILLSAFAAVYMILLNKLLRRYGSK
- a CDS encoding family 20 glycosylhydrolase — encoded protein: MKFECSIKDARLDCVVISDHNISRPVFCTSGITRMTVIHGGEQVTQTGSYIEVQLPDLIEEVPYTFSLGYDGYAPANRAWMPLGPYLRTGDGGVIQLPPVRSGFHPVPDEPTTSFSGLKLIPQPTHWSPTGQTVLVNSYSCETDAMRFVAALAERQNQGPFLRPDGHPVIMETADLPHDAYTLAITSEHITMAAGDAGGQFYGAITLLMLLQTHKGEIPCGTITDTPRFAWRGQHLDCARHFYKLETITQLLDLMALLKLNRFHWHFADDEAFRLQIECLPQLWQQTQMRGEGHLVPAIFSGSPLAGGSYSKDDARTLIAHAKTLNIEVMPEIEVPAHALALAQVFPDTRDPDDVGSERSVQGYTANVVNPAMPRTWDILEALAREVGALFPFGLLHLGCDELPIDTWMGSPTAKALMAEEGLETTQDLQGWTMSRLAQTVVKNGQRPAAWEEAAQGKNAGIGHNAVLFSWTGAASGFAAARAGYDVVMTPAQHVYMDMAHTDDIDDWGANWAGYVSLDDTIAWDVIPLDEPELVKHIIGVQGAFWSEFTTQDAQLWPMLVPRILGVASKGWQSRDITPADLHSLATDFTRIWRA
- a CDS encoding GntR family transcriptional regulator produces the protein MPDTSVFHQDAWFRPGRGSRYQQLQRHISTAILSGDLAPDDQLPPEREFAEIAQISRVTVRKAVSLLVADGLVEQRQGAGSFVRSAAPKLKQSLSSLVSFTENMLVRGMTSTSTVLLRGVFAPSPREILALGLSSQDRVTRIDRLRRTDDVPMAIEFSSLPQDILPDPGKVETSLYAVLRKKGCAPTRAVQRVTAINLERREAELLKLPEGSAVLKIERTGYLATGRPIEFTSGLYRSDIYDFVSELRRD
- a CDS encoding MFS transporter, with the protein product MPFAQVSLNVFAARIEKEIDVKIMNRAHGFWSMGIMAGSLTGVQLASFGLAVTVSLVSVAVVLMPILIMVANALPDIKTTQSKTVTDEALRPIPNAVWLVAAVIFGATIVEGAMIDWATVYMVEIAGVLSGSEGLAVTIFSGFVTLGRFMGDALNTSYGTVFLVRLCLGSRAIPHF
- a CDS encoding MFS transporter, which encodes MTPNMAKYAVLMCMIVFFVQPIHLGLWLSRVAEVQFTLERTKAQLAIAHLGMPCGLLPSLYVAGRTVGKLGARRALLIVFVPMLSADVLPSLASGTPSLFVAPFF